Proteins encoded in a region of the Labrus bergylta unplaced genomic scaffold, fLabBer1.1 SCAFFOLD_118, whole genome shotgun sequence genome:
- the LOC136178454 gene encoding LIM domain-containing protein A-like, producing the protein MHKKLIVNTLSDRLRGRRTCTETHTHTHTHTHRDTHTHTETHTHTQTHTHTETHTHTHTHTHTHTHRDTHTHTHTHTHRDTHTHRDTHTHTQRHTHTQRHTHTHTHTHRDTHTHTHTHRDTHTHTQRHTHTHTHTHRETHTQRDTQRHTHTQRHTHTQRHTETHTETHTHRDTHTHRDTHTHRDTHTHRDTHTHTETHTHRDTHTHTDTHTHRDTHTQTHTHRDTHTHRDTHTHTQRDTHRDTHTHTQRHTHTQRHTHTHRDTHTQTHTHTDTHTQRHTHTHTQRHTHTHRDTHTHRHTHTQRHTHTDTHTHTHTHTHTETHTHTETHTHTQRHTHTETHTHTQTHTHTETHTHRHTHTHTDTHTHTHTHTHTETHTHTETHTHTHRDTHTHTETHTHTETHTHSPSSPRWCVK; encoded by the coding sequence cacagagacacacacacacacacacacacacacacacagagacacacacacacacacagagacacacacacacacacagacacacacacacacagagacacacacacacacacacacacacacacacacacacacacacagagacacacacacacacacacacacacacacacacagagacacacacacacacagagacacacacacacacacacagagacacacacacacacagagacacacacacacacacacacacacacacagagacacacacacacacacacacacacacagagacacacacacacacacacagagacacacacacacacacacacacacacacagagagacacacacacagagagacacacagagacacacacacacacagagacacacacacacacagagacacacagagacacacacagagacacacacacacagagacacacacacacacagagacacacacacacacagagacacacacacacacagagacacacacacacacacagagacacacacacacagagacacacacacacacacagacacacacacacacagagacacacacacacagacacacacacacagagacacacacacacacagagacacacacacacacacacagagagacacacacagagacacacacacacacacacagagacacacacacacacagagacacacacacacacacagagacacacacacacagacacacacacacacagacacacacacacagagacacacacacacacacacacagagacacacacacacacacagagacacacacacacacagacacacacacacacagagacacacacacacagacacacacacacacacacacacacacacacacacagagacacacacacacacagagacacacacacacacacagagacacacacacacagagacacacacacacacacagacacacacacacacagagacacacacacacagacacacacacacacacacagacacacacacacacacacacacacacacacacacagagacacacacacacacagagacacacacacacacacacagagacacacacacacacacagagacacacacacacacagagacacacacacactctccttcctctcctcgaTGGTGTGTGAAGTGA